From Coffea arabica cultivar ET-39 chromosome 10e, Coffea Arabica ET-39 HiFi, whole genome shotgun sequence, one genomic window encodes:
- the LOC113711773 gene encoding kinesin-like protein KIN-4A isoform X1 — protein METAAPANHSGEDKDCCVKVAVHIRPLIGDERLQGCKDCVTVVPGKPQVQIGTHSFTFDQVYGSTGSPSSAMFEECVAPLVDGLFQGYNATVLAYGQTGSGKTYTMGTSFKDGCQTGLIPQAMNALFSKIETLKHQTEFQLHVSFIEIHKEEVRDLLDPSSTNKSETTNGHIGKLTIPGKSPIQIRETSNGVITLAGSTERSVQTLKEMADCLEQGSLNRATGSTNMNNQSSRSHAIFTITMEQMHKLNPMTPSNGNANEYTNEEYLCAKLHLVDLAGSERAKRTGSDGLRFKEGVHINKGLLALGNVISALGDEKKRKEGVHVPYRDSKLTRLLQDSLGGNSRTFMIACISPADINAEETLNTLKYANRARNIQNKPVINRDPITNEMLKMRQQLELLQAELCARGGGCSPDEIQVLRERVAWLEANNEELCRELHEYRSRCPVTEQCETNAKLASSFSLKSEGLKRGLQSMESSDYQMSESGDSGDIDEEAAKEWEHTLLQDSMDKELNELNKRLEQKESEMKLFGGLDAVALKQHFGKKIIELEEEKRTVQQERDRLLAEVENLAANSDGQAQKLQDMHSQKLKSLEAQIQDLKKKQESQVQLLKQKQKSDEAAKRLQDEIQYIKAQKVQLQQRIKQESEQFRQWKASREKELLQLKKEGRRNEYERHKLQALNQRQKMVLQRKTEEAAMATKRLKELLEARKSSVTSNGTGSNGQGNEKSLQRWLDHELEVMVNVHEVRYEYEKQCQVRAALAEELSVLRQADEFASKGMSPPRVKNGLSRAASMSPNARIARIASLENMLSISSNSLVAMASQLSEAEERERAFTSRGRWNQLRSMGDAKNLLQYMFNSLGDARCQLWDKEIEIKEMKEQLKELVVLLRQSEIRRKETEKELKVREQAVASGLATPPPVSFHILANSNKHLADEMSSPLSPIPVPAQKQLKYTAGIANASVRESAAFMDQTRKMMPIGQLSMKKLAVVGQGGKLWRWKRSHHQWLLQFKWKWQKPWKLSEWIRHSDETIMRARPRQQALPDIMCRNRR, from the exons ATGGAAACTGCTGCTCCTGCTAACCATTCTGGGGAAGATAAGGATTGCTGTGTGAAAGTTGCAGTCCATATTAGGCCACTTATAGGAGATGAAAGGCTCCAGGGTTGCAAAGATTGTGTAACAGTGGTGCCTGGAAAGCCTCAG GTACAAATTGGTACACACTCGTTTACTTTTGATCAAGTTTATGGAAGCACAGGATCTCCATCATCTGCCATGTTTGAAGAGTGTGTTGCTCCTCTTGTCGATGGCCTATTTCAAGGATATAATGCCACAGTTCTAGCCTATGGTCAG ACAGGTTCAGGTAAAACGTATACAATGGGTACCAGCTTCAAAGATGGTTGCCAAACAGGACTAATTCCCCAAGCGATGAACGCTTTGTTCAGCAAGATTGAAACTCTGAAGCATCAAACAGAATTTCAATTACATGTCTCATTCATTGAG ATACATAAAGAAGAAGTAAGGGACTTGCTGGATCCAAGTTCCACTAACAAGTCGGAGACAACAAATGGGCACATTGGGAAACTAACAATCCCTGGAAAATCACCGATACAAATTCGTGAAACATCAAATGGTGTTATTACATTAGCAGGATCCACTGAACGTAGCGTCCAAACACTGAAAGAAATGGCTGATTGCCTGGAGCAAGGATCACTAAACAGGGCAACTGGAAGTACAAATATGAACAATCAGTCAAG CCGCTCTCATGCCATTTTCACCATCACAATGGAACAGATGCATAAGCTTAACCCAATGACTCCGAGTAATGGAAATGCAAATGAGTATACAAATGAAGAATATCTTTGTGCCAAATTGCATTTGGTTGATCTTGCTGGATCAGAGCGTGCCAAAAGGACAGGTTCTGATGGTCTTCGTTTTAAGGAAG GAGTTCACATCAACAAGGGCCTTCTAGCCCTTGGTAATGTTATTAGTGCACTTGGGGATGAGAAAAAGCGGAAAGAAGGTGTTCATGTTCCATATCGGGACAGTAAACTTACTCGGTTATTGCAG GATTCACTTGGTGGTAATAGCAGAACCTTCATGATAG CCTGCATTAGTCCTGCTGACATAAATGCTGAGGAAACTCTGAACACTTTAAAATATGCAAATCGTGCTCGGAATATCCAAAATAAGCCAGTG ATCAATAGAGATCCCATAACAAATGAGATGTTGAAGATGCGGCAACAGCTAGAGCTTTTGCAGGCAGAACTTTGTGCCCGCGGAGGCGGATGTTCTCCTGATGAAATACAG GTTCTGAGAGAAAGGGTTGCTTGGCTTGAAGCAAATAATGAGGAACTCTGTCGTGAACTCCATGAATATCGCAGTAGATGCCCTGTGACCGAGCAATGTGAAACAAATGCTAAG TTGGCTAGCTCCTTCTCTCTGAAAAGCGAAGGGCTTAAAAGGGGCTTGCAGAGTATGGAGTCATCTGACTATCAAATGAGTGAAAGTG GTGATTCTGGAGACATTGATGAAGAAGCAGCCAAGGAGTGGGAGCATACCCTTCTTCAAGATTCCATGGACAAAGAGTTGAATGAGCTAAATAAACGTCTGGAGCAAAAGGAG TCTGAGATGAAACTTTTTGGAGGATTAGATGCAGTGGCTCTTAAACAACACTTTGGTAAAAAGATTATTGAACTTGAGGAAGAGAAAAGGACTGTTCAG CAAGAAAGAGACCGATTGTTGGCAGAAGTTGAAAACCTTGCTGCTAACTCTGATGGACAAGCTCAAAAATTGCAAGACATGCATTCCCAGAAGCTAAAATCCCTTGAAGCACAG ATTCAAGATCTTAAGAAGAAACAAGAGAGCCAGGTTCAGCTtctaaagcaaaaacaaaagagTGATGAGGCTGCAAAGCGACTACAAGATGAAATACAATACATTAAGGCTCAGAAG GTCCAATTACAACAAAGAATCAAACAAGAGTCCGAACAATTTCGACAGTGGAAGGCATCTCGTGAAAAGGAACTCTTGCAG TTGAAGAAAGAGGGAAGAAGGAACGAGTATGAAAGGCACAAGCTGCAAGCTTTGAATCAGCGTCAGAAAATG GTTCTtcaaagaaaaacagaggaggCTGCAATGGCTACTAAAAGGCTCAAAGAGTTGCTAGAAGCACGTAAATCCTCAG TAACTAGCAATGGAACTGGCTCCAATGGGCAG GGCAATGAGAAATCCTTGCAGCGCTGGCTTGACCATGAGCTAGAAGTGATGGTGAATGTTCACGAAGTACGTTATGAATACGAGAAgcagtgtcaagt AAGAGCAGCATTGGCAGAAGAGTTGTCTGTCTTGAGACAAGCAGATGAATTTGCATCGAAAGGAATGAGCCCTCCAAGAGTGAAAAATGGTTTATCTAG GGCAGCTTCAATGTCACCGAATGCAAGAATAGCAAGAATTGCTTCTCTTGAGAACATGCTAAGCATCTCATCCAACTCACTTGTAGCAATGGCTTCACAGCTTTCAGAAGCTGAAGAACGGGAGCGTGCTTTTACTAGTCGTGGACGATGGAATCAACTACGGTCCATGGGGGATGCCAAAAACTTGCTCCAGTACATGTTTAATTCTCTTGGAGATGCAAG GTGCCAGTTGTGGGACAAAGAAATTGAAATCAAGGAGATGAAGGAGCAGCTCAAAGAACTTGTGGTTTTACTGCGACAGAGTGAAATTAGAAGAAAGGAAACTGAGAAGGAGCTCAAAGTTAGAGAGCAGGCGGTTGCCAGTGGATTGGCCACACCGCCGCCCGTAAGCTTCCACATTCTT GCTAACTCTAACAAACACTTGGCTGATGAGATGAGCAGTCCCCTGTCTCCGATCCCTGTGCCAGCACAGAAACAGCTCAAGTATACTGCAGGCATTGCTAATGCTTCAGTAAGAGAGTCAGCAGCCTTCATGGATCAAACTCGAAAG ATGATGCCAATTGGACAGTTATCAATGAAGAAATTGGCAGTCGTCGGGCAAGGTGGGAAATTATGGAGGTGGAAGAGGAGTCATCATCAATGGCTATTACAGTTCAAATGGAAGTGGCAGAAGCCATGGAAACTCTCAGAATGGATTAGACACAGTGACGAGACTATCATGAGAGCAAGGCCTCGCCAGCAGGCTCTACCGGATATCATGTGTAGAAATAGACGGTAG
- the LOC113711773 gene encoding kinesin-like protein KIN-4A isoform X2: METAAPANHSGEDKDCCVKVAVHIRPLIGDERLQGCKDCVTVVPGKPQVQIGTHSFTFDQVYGSTGSPSSAMFEECVAPLVDGLFQGYNATVLAYGQTGSGKTYTMGTSFKDGCQTGLIPQAMNALFSKIETLKHQTEFQLHVSFIEIHKEEVRDLLDPSSTNKSETTNGHIGKLTIPGKSPIQIRETSNGVITLAGSTERSVQTLKEMADCLEQGSLNRATGSTNMNNQSSRSHAIFTITMEQMHKLNPMTPSNGNANEYTNEEYLCAKLHLVDLAGSERAKRTGSDGLRFKEGVHINKGLLALGNVISALGDEKKRKEGVHVPYRDSKLTRLLQDSLGGNSRTFMIACISPADINAEETLNTLKYANRARNIQNKPVINRDPITNEMLKMRQQLELLQAELCARGGGCSPDEIQVLRERVAWLEANNEELCRELHEYRSRCPVTEQCETNAKLASSFSLKSEGLKRGLQSMESSDYQMSESGDSGDIDEEAAKEWEHTLLQDSMDKELNELNKRLEQKESEMKLFGGLDAVALKQHFGKKIIELEEEKRTVQQERDRLLAEVENLAANSDGQAQKLQDMHSQKLKSLEAQIQDLKKKQESQVQLLKQKQKSDEAAKRLQDEIQYIKAQKVQLQQRIKQESEQFRQWKASREKELLQLKKEGRRNEYERHKLQALNQRQKMVLQRKTEEAAMATKRLKELLEARKSSGRDNSVTSNGTGSNGQGNEKSLQRWLDHELEVMVNVHEVRYEYEKQCQVRAALAEELSVLRQADEFASKGMSPPRVKNGLSRAASMSPNARIARIASLENMLSISSNSLVAMASQLSEAEERERAFTSRGRWNQLRSMGDAKNLLQYMFNSLGDARCQLWDKEIEIKEMKEQLKELVVLLRQSEIRRKETEKELKVREQAVASGLATPPPANSNKHLADEMSSPLSPIPVPAQKQLKYTAGIANASVRESAAFMDQTRKMMPIGQLSMKKLAVVGQGGKLWRWKRSHHQWLLQFKWKWQKPWKLSEWIRHSDETIMRARPRQQALPDIMCRNRR, encoded by the exons ATGGAAACTGCTGCTCCTGCTAACCATTCTGGGGAAGATAAGGATTGCTGTGTGAAAGTTGCAGTCCATATTAGGCCACTTATAGGAGATGAAAGGCTCCAGGGTTGCAAAGATTGTGTAACAGTGGTGCCTGGAAAGCCTCAG GTACAAATTGGTACACACTCGTTTACTTTTGATCAAGTTTATGGAAGCACAGGATCTCCATCATCTGCCATGTTTGAAGAGTGTGTTGCTCCTCTTGTCGATGGCCTATTTCAAGGATATAATGCCACAGTTCTAGCCTATGGTCAG ACAGGTTCAGGTAAAACGTATACAATGGGTACCAGCTTCAAAGATGGTTGCCAAACAGGACTAATTCCCCAAGCGATGAACGCTTTGTTCAGCAAGATTGAAACTCTGAAGCATCAAACAGAATTTCAATTACATGTCTCATTCATTGAG ATACATAAAGAAGAAGTAAGGGACTTGCTGGATCCAAGTTCCACTAACAAGTCGGAGACAACAAATGGGCACATTGGGAAACTAACAATCCCTGGAAAATCACCGATACAAATTCGTGAAACATCAAATGGTGTTATTACATTAGCAGGATCCACTGAACGTAGCGTCCAAACACTGAAAGAAATGGCTGATTGCCTGGAGCAAGGATCACTAAACAGGGCAACTGGAAGTACAAATATGAACAATCAGTCAAG CCGCTCTCATGCCATTTTCACCATCACAATGGAACAGATGCATAAGCTTAACCCAATGACTCCGAGTAATGGAAATGCAAATGAGTATACAAATGAAGAATATCTTTGTGCCAAATTGCATTTGGTTGATCTTGCTGGATCAGAGCGTGCCAAAAGGACAGGTTCTGATGGTCTTCGTTTTAAGGAAG GAGTTCACATCAACAAGGGCCTTCTAGCCCTTGGTAATGTTATTAGTGCACTTGGGGATGAGAAAAAGCGGAAAGAAGGTGTTCATGTTCCATATCGGGACAGTAAACTTACTCGGTTATTGCAG GATTCACTTGGTGGTAATAGCAGAACCTTCATGATAG CCTGCATTAGTCCTGCTGACATAAATGCTGAGGAAACTCTGAACACTTTAAAATATGCAAATCGTGCTCGGAATATCCAAAATAAGCCAGTG ATCAATAGAGATCCCATAACAAATGAGATGTTGAAGATGCGGCAACAGCTAGAGCTTTTGCAGGCAGAACTTTGTGCCCGCGGAGGCGGATGTTCTCCTGATGAAATACAG GTTCTGAGAGAAAGGGTTGCTTGGCTTGAAGCAAATAATGAGGAACTCTGTCGTGAACTCCATGAATATCGCAGTAGATGCCCTGTGACCGAGCAATGTGAAACAAATGCTAAG TTGGCTAGCTCCTTCTCTCTGAAAAGCGAAGGGCTTAAAAGGGGCTTGCAGAGTATGGAGTCATCTGACTATCAAATGAGTGAAAGTG GTGATTCTGGAGACATTGATGAAGAAGCAGCCAAGGAGTGGGAGCATACCCTTCTTCAAGATTCCATGGACAAAGAGTTGAATGAGCTAAATAAACGTCTGGAGCAAAAGGAG TCTGAGATGAAACTTTTTGGAGGATTAGATGCAGTGGCTCTTAAACAACACTTTGGTAAAAAGATTATTGAACTTGAGGAAGAGAAAAGGACTGTTCAG CAAGAAAGAGACCGATTGTTGGCAGAAGTTGAAAACCTTGCTGCTAACTCTGATGGACAAGCTCAAAAATTGCAAGACATGCATTCCCAGAAGCTAAAATCCCTTGAAGCACAG ATTCAAGATCTTAAGAAGAAACAAGAGAGCCAGGTTCAGCTtctaaagcaaaaacaaaagagTGATGAGGCTGCAAAGCGACTACAAGATGAAATACAATACATTAAGGCTCAGAAG GTCCAATTACAACAAAGAATCAAACAAGAGTCCGAACAATTTCGACAGTGGAAGGCATCTCGTGAAAAGGAACTCTTGCAG TTGAAGAAAGAGGGAAGAAGGAACGAGTATGAAAGGCACAAGCTGCAAGCTTTGAATCAGCGTCAGAAAATG GTTCTtcaaagaaaaacagaggaggCTGCAATGGCTACTAAAAGGCTCAAAGAGTTGCTAGAAGCACGTAAATCCTCAGGTCGTGACAACTCAG TAACTAGCAATGGAACTGGCTCCAATGGGCAG GGCAATGAGAAATCCTTGCAGCGCTGGCTTGACCATGAGCTAGAAGTGATGGTGAATGTTCACGAAGTACGTTATGAATACGAGAAgcagtgtcaagt AAGAGCAGCATTGGCAGAAGAGTTGTCTGTCTTGAGACAAGCAGATGAATTTGCATCGAAAGGAATGAGCCCTCCAAGAGTGAAAAATGGTTTATCTAG GGCAGCTTCAATGTCACCGAATGCAAGAATAGCAAGAATTGCTTCTCTTGAGAACATGCTAAGCATCTCATCCAACTCACTTGTAGCAATGGCTTCACAGCTTTCAGAAGCTGAAGAACGGGAGCGTGCTTTTACTAGTCGTGGACGATGGAATCAACTACGGTCCATGGGGGATGCCAAAAACTTGCTCCAGTACATGTTTAATTCTCTTGGAGATGCAAG GTGCCAGTTGTGGGACAAAGAAATTGAAATCAAGGAGATGAAGGAGCAGCTCAAAGAACTTGTGGTTTTACTGCGACAGAGTGAAATTAGAAGAAAGGAAACTGAGAAGGAGCTCAAAGTTAGAGAGCAGGCGGTTGCCAGTGGATTGGCCACACCGCCGCCC GCTAACTCTAACAAACACTTGGCTGATGAGATGAGCAGTCCCCTGTCTCCGATCCCTGTGCCAGCACAGAAACAGCTCAAGTATACTGCAGGCATTGCTAATGCTTCAGTAAGAGAGTCAGCAGCCTTCATGGATCAAACTCGAAAG ATGATGCCAATTGGACAGTTATCAATGAAGAAATTGGCAGTCGTCGGGCAAGGTGGGAAATTATGGAGGTGGAAGAGGAGTCATCATCAATGGCTATTACAGTTCAAATGGAAGTGGCAGAAGCCATGGAAACTCTCAGAATGGATTAGACACAGTGACGAGACTATCATGAGAGCAAGGCCTCGCCAGCAGGCTCTACCGGATATCATGTGTAGAAATAGACGGTAG
- the LOC113711773 gene encoding kinesin-like protein KIN-4A isoform X3, with protein sequence METAAPANHSGEDKDCCVKVAVHIRPLIGDERLQGCKDCVTVVPGKPQVQIGTHSFTFDQVYGSTGSPSSAMFEECVAPLVDGLFQGYNATVLAYGQTGSGKTYTMGTSFKDGCQTGLIPQAMNALFSKIETLKHQTEFQLHVSFIEIHKEEVRDLLDPSSTNKSETTNGHIGKLTIPGKSPIQIRETSNGVITLAGSTERSVQTLKEMADCLEQGSLNRATGSTNMNNQSSRSHAIFTITMEQMHKLNPMTPSNGNANEYTNEEYLCAKLHLVDLAGSERAKRTGSDGLRFKEGVHINKGLLALGNVISALGDEKKRKEGVHVPYRDSKLTRLLQDSLGGNSRTFMIACISPADINAEETLNTLKYANRARNIQNKPVINRDPITNEMLKMRQQLELLQAELCARGGGCSPDEIQVLRERVAWLEANNEELCRELHEYRSRCPVTEQCETNAKLASSFSLKSEGLKRGLQSMESSDYQMSESGDSGDIDEEAAKEWEHTLLQDSMDKELNELNKRLEQKESEMKLFGGLDAVALKQHFGKKIIELEEEKRTVQQERDRLLAEVENLAANSDGQAQKLQDMHSQKLKSLEAQIQDLKKKQESQVQLLKQKQKSDEAAKRLQDEIQYIKAQKVQLQQRIKQESEQFRQWKASREKELLQLKKEGRRNEYERHKLQALNQRQKMVLQRKTEEAAMATKRLKELLEARKSSGRDNSVTSNGTGSNGQGNEKSLQRWLDHELEVMVNVHEVRYEYEKQCQVRAALAEELSVLRQADEFASKGMSPPRVKNGLSRAASMSPNARIARIASLENMLSISSNSLVAMASQLSEAEERERAFTSRGRWNQLRSMGDAKNLLQYMFNSLGDARCQLWDKEIEIKEMKEQLKELVVLLRQSEIRRKETEKELKVREQAVASGLATPPPVSFHILANSNKHLADEMSSPLSPIPVPAQKQLKYTAGIANASVRESAAFMDQTRKMMPIGQLSMKKLAVVGQGGKLWRWKRSHHQWLLQFKWKWQKPWKLSEWIRHSDETIMRARPRQQALPDIMCRNRR encoded by the exons ATGGAAACTGCTGCTCCTGCTAACCATTCTGGGGAAGATAAGGATTGCTGTGTGAAAGTTGCAGTCCATATTAGGCCACTTATAGGAGATGAAAGGCTCCAGGGTTGCAAAGATTGTGTAACAGTGGTGCCTGGAAAGCCTCAG GTACAAATTGGTACACACTCGTTTACTTTTGATCAAGTTTATGGAAGCACAGGATCTCCATCATCTGCCATGTTTGAAGAGTGTGTTGCTCCTCTTGTCGATGGCCTATTTCAAGGATATAATGCCACAGTTCTAGCCTATGGTCAG ACAGGTTCAGGTAAAACGTATACAATGGGTACCAGCTTCAAAGATGGTTGCCAAACAGGACTAATTCCCCAAGCGATGAACGCTTTGTTCAGCAAGATTGAAACTCTGAAGCATCAAACAGAATTTCAATTACATGTCTCATTCATTGAG ATACATAAAGAAGAAGTAAGGGACTTGCTGGATCCAAGTTCCACTAACAAGTCGGAGACAACAAATGGGCACATTGGGAAACTAACAATCCCTGGAAAATCACCGATACAAATTCGTGAAACATCAAATGGTGTTATTACATTAGCAGGATCCACTGAACGTAGCGTCCAAACACTGAAAGAAATGGCTGATTGCCTGGAGCAAGGATCACTAAACAGGGCAACTGGAAGTACAAATATGAACAATCAGTCAAG CCGCTCTCATGCCATTTTCACCATCACAATGGAACAGATGCATAAGCTTAACCCAATGACTCCGAGTAATGGAAATGCAAATGAGTATACAAATGAAGAATATCTTTGTGCCAAATTGCATTTGGTTGATCTTGCTGGATCAGAGCGTGCCAAAAGGACAGGTTCTGATGGTCTTCGTTTTAAGGAAG GAGTTCACATCAACAAGGGCCTTCTAGCCCTTGGTAATGTTATTAGTGCACTTGGGGATGAGAAAAAGCGGAAAGAAGGTGTTCATGTTCCATATCGGGACAGTAAACTTACTCGGTTATTGCAG GATTCACTTGGTGGTAATAGCAGAACCTTCATGATAG CCTGCATTAGTCCTGCTGACATAAATGCTGAGGAAACTCTGAACACTTTAAAATATGCAAATCGTGCTCGGAATATCCAAAATAAGCCAGTG ATCAATAGAGATCCCATAACAAATGAGATGTTGAAGATGCGGCAACAGCTAGAGCTTTTGCAGGCAGAACTTTGTGCCCGCGGAGGCGGATGTTCTCCTGATGAAATACAG GTTCTGAGAGAAAGGGTTGCTTGGCTTGAAGCAAATAATGAGGAACTCTGTCGTGAACTCCATGAATATCGCAGTAGATGCCCTGTGACCGAGCAATGTGAAACAAATGCTAAG TTGGCTAGCTCCTTCTCTCTGAAAAGCGAAGGGCTTAAAAGGGGCTTGCAGAGTATGGAGTCATCTGACTATCAAATGAGTGAAAGTG GTGATTCTGGAGACATTGATGAAGAAGCAGCCAAGGAGTGGGAGCATACCCTTCTTCAAGATTCCATGGACAAAGAGTTGAATGAGCTAAATAAACGTCTGGAGCAAAAGGAG TCTGAGATGAAACTTTTTGGAGGATTAGATGCAGTGGCTCTTAAACAACACTTTGGTAAAAAGATTATTGAACTTGAGGAAGAGAAAAGGACTGTTCAG CAAGAAAGAGACCGATTGTTGGCAGAAGTTGAAAACCTTGCTGCTAACTCTGATGGACAAGCTCAAAAATTGCAAGACATGCATTCCCAGAAGCTAAAATCCCTTGAAGCACAG ATTCAAGATCTTAAGAAGAAACAAGAGAGCCAGGTTCAGCTtctaaagcaaaaacaaaagagTGATGAGGCTGCAAAGCGACTACAAGATGAAATACAATACATTAAGGCTCAGAAG GTCCAATTACAACAAAGAATCAAACAAGAGTCCGAACAATTTCGACAGTGGAAGGCATCTCGTGAAAAGGAACTCTTGCAG TTGAAGAAAGAGGGAAGAAGGAACGAGTATGAAAGGCACAAGCTGCAAGCTTTGAATCAGCGTCAGAAAATG GTTCTtcaaagaaaaacagaggaggCTGCAATGGCTACTAAAAGGCTCAAAGAGTTGCTAGAAGCACGTAAATCCTCAGGTCGTGACAACTCAG TAACTAGCAATGGAACTGGCTCCAATGGGCAG GGCAATGAGAAATCCTTGCAGCGCTGGCTTGACCATGAGCTAGAAGTGATGGTGAATGTTCACGAAGTACGTTATGAATACGAGAAgcagtgtcaagt AAGAGCAGCATTGGCAGAAGAGTTGTCTGTCTTGAGACAAGCAGATGAATTTGCATCGAAAGGAATGAGCCCTCCAAGAGTGAAAAATGGTTTATCTAG GGCAGCTTCAATGTCACCGAATGCAAGAATAGCAAGAATTGCTTCTCTTGAGAACATGCTAAGCATCTCATCCAACTCACTTGTAGCAATGGCTTCACAGCTTTCAGAAGCTGAAGAACGGGAGCGTGCTTTTACTAGTCGTGGACGATGGAATCAACTACGGTCCATGGGGGATGCCAAAAACTTGCTCCAGTACATGTTTAATTCTCTTGGAGATGCAAG GTGCCAGTTGTGGGACAAAGAAATTGAAATCAAGGAGATGAAGGAGCAGCTCAAAGAACTTGTGGTTTTACTGCGACAGAGTGAAATTAGAAGAAAGGAAACTGAGAAGGAGCTCAAAGTTAGAGAGCAGGCGGTTGCCAGTGGATTGGCCACACCGCCGCCCGTAAGCTTCCACATTCTT GCTAACTCTAACAAACACTTGGCTGATGAGATGAGCAGTCCCCTGTCTCCGATCCCTGTGCCAGCACAGAAACAGCTCAAGTATACTGCAGGCATTGCTAATGCTTCAGTAAGAGAGTCAGCAGCCTTCATGGATCAAACTCGAAAG ATGATGCCAATTGGACAGTTATCAATGAAGAAATTGGCAGTCGTCGGGCAAGGTGGGAAATTATGGAGGTGGAAGAGGAGTCATCATCAATGGCTATTACAGTTCAAATGGAAGTGGCAGAAGCCATGGAAACTCTCAGAATGGATTAGACACAGTGACGAGACTATCATGAGAGCAAGGCCTCGCCAGCAGGCTCTACCGGATATCATGTGTAGAAATAGACGGTAG